One stretch of Patescibacteria group bacterium DNA includes these proteins:
- a CDS encoding nucleotidyl transferase AbiEii/AbiGii toxin family protein, whose translation MYIMLTQEQSQRFAIEEQTSTDNILKEHYQIYILDILFSAPFSSSLAFKGGTALKLVYNSFRFSEDLDFSIINTIDFAKFKKTIQKIPNIIPESKINEVYEKKYTLFAKLTFNIDFKPIPIGVKVEINKGKKEFEYTPSLIRSRFNNLEVIGNTYTLKQILKDKKLTLKERREPRDLFDTWYISQKLGVAYNVSKEIKYTRKELMDKLNPYLPKKQRNVLNLFEK comes from the coding sequence ATGTACATTATGTTAACACAAGAGCAGTCGCAAAGGTTTGCGATTGAAGAACAAACTTCAACCGATAACATTCTAAAGGAACATTACCAAATATATATTTTAGACATCTTGTTTAGCGCGCCTTTTAGTAGTTCTTTAGCATTTAAGGGCGGCACGGCGTTAAAACTTGTATATAACTCCTTCAGATTTTCCGAAGATTTGGACTTTTCAATTATCAACACCATAGACTTTGCAAAATTCAAAAAAACTATACAAAAAATCCCAAATATAATACCCGAAAGTAAAATAAACGAAGTTTATGAAAAAAAATACACACTTTTTGCCAAACTTACTTTTAATATAGACTTTAAACCAATCCCGATTGGCGTTAAGGTGGAAATCAACAAAGGCAAAAAAGAGTTTGAATATACGCCTTCGCTTATAAGAAGTAGGTTTAACAATTTGGAAGTAATTGGAAACACTTATACCTTAAAACAGATATTGAAAGATAAGAAACTTACTCTTAAAGAACGAAGAGAGCCGAGAGATCTTTTTGATACTTGGTACATAAGCCAAAAGTTAGGTGTTGCCTACAATGTTTCAAAGGAAATAAAGTACACAAGAAAAGAGCTTATGGATAAACTAAACCCATACTTGCCAAAAAAGCAAAGAAATGTCCTAAATCTATTTGAAAAATGA